In a single window of the Sediminicoccus sp. KRV36 genome:
- the chrA gene encoding chromate efflux transporter, which yields MTGLPSFNEALRVWARIGCLSFGGPAAQIAMMQREVVDQRHWVSDRRFLHALNFCMLLPGPEAMQLATYLGWLMHGVKGGLAAGLLFILPGALVMLVLSFIYAALGDVPLIAGLFFGLKCAVLILVVEALLRVAKRALKGALPWTLAAAAFVALFVFGLPFPVVVLAAAAIGYAAPGAFAAGGHGKPREGAPAALDAALAADPGRIAAMAPMARRAGLIAVALWVWPVALLMPLGGVFADIAWFFSKMAIVTFGGAYAVLAYVAQEAVENYRWLSAPEMLAGLGLAETTPGPLILVLQFVGFLAGWRDSGALGAVAGATLTLWVTFLPCFAWIFLGAPYVEKLHDVPRLKGALAGVTAAVVGVIANLALWFGLRVIFGRMVDGPLALALPDVWSLQPTALLLSLLAGVCLFRFKLGVVPVLGVTAAAGLLLSLIGL from the coding sequence ATGACTGGATTGCCGAGCTTCAACGAGGCGCTTCGGGTCTGGGCCCGCATCGGCTGCCTCTCCTTCGGCGGGCCCGCCGCGCAGATCGCCATGATGCAGCGCGAGGTGGTGGATCAGCGCCATTGGGTGAGCGACCGGCGTTTCCTGCATGCGCTGAATTTCTGCATGCTGCTGCCAGGGCCCGAGGCGATGCAGCTGGCCACCTATCTGGGCTGGCTGATGCATGGGGTGAAGGGCGGGCTCGCGGCGGGGTTGCTGTTCATCCTGCCCGGGGCGCTCGTCATGCTGGTGCTCTCCTTCATCTACGCGGCGCTGGGCGATGTGCCGCTGATCGCGGGGCTGTTTTTCGGGTTGAAATGCGCGGTGCTGATCCTGGTGGTGGAGGCGCTGCTGCGGGTGGCGAAGCGGGCGCTGAAGGGCGCCCTGCCCTGGACGCTGGCGGCGGCGGCCTTCGTGGCACTCTTCGTCTTCGGCCTGCCCTTTCCCGTGGTGGTGCTGGCCGCGGCCGCCATCGGCTATGCGGCGCCGGGCGCTTTCGCGGCCGGCGGCCATGGCAAGCCGCGTGAGGGCGCGCCGGCGGCCCTCGATGCCGCATTGGCGGCGGACCCCGGCCGCATCGCCGCCATGGCGCCCATGGCCCGGCGCGCCGGGCTGATCGCGGTGGCGCTGTGGGTCTGGCCGGTGGCGTTGCTGATGCCGCTGGGCGGAGTCTTTGCCGATATCGCCTGGTTCTTCTCCAAGATGGCCATCGTCACCTTCGGCGGCGCCTATGCCGTGCTGGCCTATGTGGCGCAGGAGGCGGTGGAGAATTACCGCTGGCTCTCAGCCCCTGAAATGCTGGCCGGGCTGGGCCTGGCGGAAACCACGCCCGGGCCGCTCATCCTTGTGCTGCAATTCGTGGGCTTCCTGGCGGGCTGGCGGGATTCCGGCGCTCTCGGCGCCGTGGCCGGTGCCACGCTGACGCTCTGGGTCACCTTCCTGCCCTGCTTCGCCTGGATTTTCCTGGGCGCGCCCTATGTCGAGAAGCTGCATGACGTACCACGCCTCAAGGGCGCGCTGGCGGGCGTCACGGCGGCCGTGGTCGGCGTCATCGCCAATCTGGCACTGTGGTTCGGGCTGCGGGTGATCTTCGGGCGGATGGTGGATGGCCCCTTGGCCCTGGCCCTGCCGGATGTCTGGAGCCTGCAACCCACGGCCCTGCTGCTGAGCCTGCTGGCAGGAGTGTGCCTGTTCCGCTTCAAGCTCGGCGTGGTGCCGGTGCTGGGTGTGACGGCCGCGGCCGGCCTCCTGCTCTCGCTTATCGGGCTTTGA
- a CDS encoding sulfurtransferase/chromate resistance protein produces the protein MPSPDIITPSQLSRRIGLPDAPALLDVRTAEDFDADPRALPCALRASHRDVAAWAESWRGRDVVVICQKGLKLSQGVAAWLRHHGARAEVLEGGFLAWAEAGLPLVSPAHVPPRDAQGRTLWVTRARPKVDRIACPWLIRRFVDPAAVFLFVAPAEVAAVAERFGATPFDIEGVFWSHRGPLCTFDVMIQEFGLALPALDHLALLVRGADTAELSLAPEAAGLLAASLGLSRMYRDDLAQLDAGLALYDAFFRWCRDAGQETHNWPTGRPA, from the coding sequence ATGCCCTCCCCCGATATCATCACCCCGAGCCAACTCTCCCGCCGCATCGGACTGCCCGATGCGCCCGCCCTGCTGGATGTCCGCACGGCCGAGGATTTCGACGCCGATCCGCGCGCCCTGCCCTGCGCCCTTCGCGCCTCCCACCGCGATGTCGCGGCCTGGGCGGAAAGCTGGCGGGGGCGCGATGTGGTGGTGATCTGCCAGAAGGGGCTCAAGCTCAGCCAGGGTGTCGCCGCCTGGCTGCGCCATCACGGTGCCCGGGCCGAGGTGCTGGAGGGCGGCTTCCTCGCCTGGGCCGAAGCGGGGCTGCCGCTGGTCTCGCCCGCGCATGTGCCGCCGCGTGACGCGCAGGGCCGCACGCTCTGGGTCACGCGCGCGCGGCCCAAGGTGGACCGGATCGCCTGCCCCTGGCTGATCCGCCGCTTCGTGGACCCCGCGGCCGTCTTCCTCTTTGTCGCCCCCGCCGAAGTGGCTGCCGTGGCCGAACGCTTCGGTGCGACACCCTTCGACATCGAGGGCGTCTTCTGGTCGCATCGCGGCCCGCTTTGCACCTTTGACGTGATGATCCAGGAATTCGGCTTGGCGCTGCCCGCGCTGGATCACCTGGCGCTTCTGGTGCGCGGCGCCGATACGGCCGAGCTCAGCCTGGCACCCGAGGCGGCGGGGCTGCTCGCCGCCTCGCTCGGCCTCTCGCGCATGTACCGGGATGATCTGGCGCAGCTTGACGCGGGGCTTGCCCTGTATGACGCCTTCTTCCGCTGGTGCCGCGATGCGGGCCAGGAAACCCATAACTGGCCGACGGGACGCCCCGCATGA
- a CDS encoding LysR substrate-binding domain-containing protein, with protein MNLAGLSLRDLEYITAVAEHLHFGRAAQSCGVSQPTLSGQLRKLEEFLGVEIFERSPRGVLVTRRGAEVVAQAKRIISEARRLFEVVRIGAEPLTGTLRLGVISTLGPYLVPFLLKPLRARYPELKLLLTEGHTRALVRQLEEGELDALLATSPIGEAELTELPLFREELALAVPRDHPLAQVEVVKPEDIPVAELILLAEGHCLREQAMQLCPSRLREGSADLQAASLETLRQMIAAGSGVSFMPQLAIQVGALLDDMVAYRRISGGQHMRDVALFHRPSFGRIRDIRLLRQTIGEILAEQSAVKVHKPGRVREAG; from the coding sequence ATGAACCTCGCCGGATTGAGCCTGCGCGACCTGGAATATATCACGGCGGTGGCCGAGCACCTGCATTTCGGCCGCGCCGCGCAGTCCTGCGGGGTGAGCCAGCCGACACTCTCGGGCCAGCTGCGCAAGCTGGAGGAATTCCTCGGCGTGGAAATCTTCGAGCGCAGCCCGCGCGGCGTGCTGGTCACCCGCCGCGGCGCCGAAGTGGTGGCCCAGGCCAAGCGCATCATCAGCGAGGCGCGCCGCCTGTTCGAGGTGGTGCGCATCGGTGCCGAGCCGCTGACCGGAACGCTGCGCCTGGGCGTGATCTCCACGCTTGGCCCCTATCTGGTGCCCTTCCTGCTGAAGCCGCTGCGCGCCCGCTACCCGGAGCTCAAGCTGCTGCTGACCGAAGGGCATACCCGCGCCCTGGTCCGGCAATTGGAGGAAGGGGAGCTTGATGCGCTGCTGGCCACCAGCCCGATCGGCGAGGCGGAGCTGACCGAATTGCCGCTGTTCCGCGAGGAGCTGGCCCTGGCCGTGCCGCGCGACCACCCCCTCGCGCAGGTCGAGGTGGTGAAGCCCGAGGATATCCCGGTGGCCGAGCTGATCCTGCTGGCGGAAGGCCATTGCCTGCGCGAACAGGCGATGCAGCTTTGCCCCTCCCGCCTGCGGGAGGGTTCGGCGGATCTGCAGGCGGCGAGCCTGGAGACGCTGCGGCAGATGATCGCGGCGGGTTCCGGCGTCTCCTTCATGCCGCAACTGGCCATCCAGGTGGGGGCGCTGCTGGATGACATGGTGGCGTATCGGCGCATCTCCGGCGGGCAGCACATGCGCGATGTGGCGCTGTTCCATCGGCCGAGCTTCGGCCGTATCCGCGACATCCGGCTGCTGCGGCAAACCATCGGCGAAATCCTGGCCGAGCAGAGTGCGGTGAAGGTGCACAAGCCGGGCCGCGTTCGGGAAGCCGGCTGA
- a CDS encoding FAD-binding protein, producing MDRITTDILVLGSGGAGLLAALHAKAGNPELKVTVAVKGLLGKSGCTRMVQGGYNVALAAGDSAERHFMDTLDGGKWLNDQDLAWTLVTVAQRRIRELENRWGCFFDRNADGTIHQKAFAGQTFDRTVHKGDLTGIEIINRLAEQTWVRGIERLEEHRALALIRSQDGSRLSGALLLDIRSGRFVFVQAKAVLLGTGGGPTMYKYHTPSGDKSCDGMAMALRVGLGLRDMEMVQFHPTGVLAGPGTRMTGTIIEEGLRGAGGYLLGGDGQRFMHKYDPRGERATRDIVSRSMEREIQAGNVNAEGGLWIEMGHLGPANVTKQFKGMVERCADMGFDLAGGRVPVVPTAHYMMGGLVFRADGSTDLPGLFAAGEDTGGVHGANRLGGNGVANSTVFGGIAGDAMAEWVPRHGALEAPDENALRAARDAALAPFGKPVRPLNPLRDALADLMWDKAGILRDAKGLAEASAGLDAIEAELQLSGVKDGARGFNMSWADWLNLESLILTSRAIVAASTARCESRGAHWREDFPQTDDNAAGLRHTLVTLEDGAVRLDWREVRFTRLKPGQSMLATAAE from the coding sequence ATGGACCGCATCACCACTGACATCCTCGTCCTCGGCTCCGGCGGCGCTGGGCTGCTCGCGGCACTCCACGCCAAGGCCGGCAATCCGGAGCTGAAGGTCACCGTCGCGGTGAAGGGATTGCTTGGCAAATCGGGCTGCACGCGCATGGTGCAGGGCGGCTACAACGTGGCCCTCGCCGCCGGGGATTCCGCCGAGCGCCATTTCATGGACACGCTGGATGGCGGCAAATGGTTGAATGACCAGGACCTCGCCTGGACGCTCGTCACCGTGGCGCAGCGCCGCATCCGGGAATTGGAAAATCGCTGGGGCTGCTTCTTCGACCGCAACGCGGACGGCACCATCCATCAGAAGGCCTTTGCCGGGCAGACCTTCGACCGCACGGTCCACAAGGGCGACCTCACCGGCATCGAGATCATCAACCGCCTGGCCGAGCAGACCTGGGTGCGCGGCATCGAGCGGCTGGAGGAGCACCGCGCCCTCGCCCTGATCCGCAGCCAGGACGGTTCGCGCCTTTCCGGCGCGCTGCTGCTGGATATCCGCTCCGGCCGCTTCGTCTTCGTGCAGGCCAAGGCCGTGCTGCTGGGCACTGGCGGCGGGCCCACCATGTACAAATACCACACCCCCTCGGGCGACAAATCCTGCGATGGCATGGCGATGGCACTGCGCGTCGGCCTCGGCCTGCGCGACATGGAAATGGTGCAGTTCCACCCCACGGGGGTCCTGGCCGGCCCCGGCACGCGCATGACCGGCACCATCATCGAGGAAGGGCTGCGCGGTGCGGGCGGCTATCTGCTGGGCGGCGATGGCCAGCGCTTCATGCACAAATACGACCCCCGCGGCGAGCGTGCCACGCGCGACATCGTCAGCCGCTCGATGGAGCGTGAAATCCAGGCCGGCAATGTGAATGCCGAAGGGGGTCTCTGGATCGAGATGGGGCATCTGGGCCCCGCGAACGTCACCAAGCAGTTCAAGGGCATGGTGGAACGCTGCGCGGATATGGGCTTTGACCTGGCCGGCGGCCGCGTGCCCGTCGTGCCGACGGCGCATTACATGATGGGCGGCCTCGTCTTCCGCGCCGATGGCAGCACCGATCTGCCGGGCCTGTTCGCCGCCGGCGAGGATACCGGCGGCGTGCATGGCGCGAACCGCCTGGGCGGCAATGGTGTCGCCAATTCCACCGTCTTCGGCGGCATCGCGGGCGATGCCATGGCCGAATGGGTGCCCCGGCACGGGGCGCTGGAAGCGCCCGATGAAAACGCGCTGCGCGCGGCGCGTGACGCGGCCCTCGCCCCCTTCGGCAAGCCCGTGCGCCCGCTCAATCCGCTGCGCGACGCGCTGGCCGATCTCATGTGGGACAAGGCCGGCATCCTGCGCGATGCGAAGGGCCTGGCTGAAGCCAGCGCCGGGCTGGACGCCATCGAGGCGGAGTTGCAGCTGAGCGGCGTGAAGGATGGCGCGCGCGGCTTCAACATGAGCTGGGCCGATTGGCTGAACCTGGAAAGCCTGATCCTGACCAGCCGCGCCATCGTCGCCGCCAGCACAGCGCGCTGCGAAAGCCGCGGCGCCCATTGGCGGGAGGATTTCCCACAGACCGACGACAACGCGGCCGGGCTGCGCCACACGCTGGTCACGCTGGAGGATGGCGCGGTGAGGCTCGATTGGCGCGAGGTGCGCTTCACCCGGCTCAAGCCCGGGCAAAGCATGCTGGCGACGGCCGCGGAATAG
- a CDS encoding fumarate hydratase C-terminal domain-containing protein, which translates to MAHHTLHMPCTEADIRKLRAGDTVTLQDTLFGIRDATQIHMFDRGRRTRFDLNGHAVIHTAPNVRKVDPSNTNQAGYEAVCIGTTTSDRMERFTRPLMEREGVRIIIGKGGLRDDSARAFQELGGCYLAVIGGAAALETTWITAIEDVDMDDLNPESLWRFAIRDFGPLIVGMDSHGGSLYRDVQASVESRRAAVLAKLGAA; encoded by the coding sequence ATGGCCCATCATACGCTCCATATGCCCTGCACCGAGGCCGATATCCGCAAGCTCCGCGCTGGCGATACCGTCACCCTGCAGGACACGCTGTTCGGCATCCGCGATGCCACGCAGATCCACATGTTCGACCGCGGCCGCCGCACCCGCTTCGACCTGAACGGCCATGCTGTCATCCACACGGCGCCCAATGTGAGGAAGGTGGACCCGAGCAACACCAACCAGGCCGGCTACGAAGCCGTCTGCATCGGCACCACCACGAGTGACCGCATGGAGCGCTTCACCCGCCCGCTGATGGAGCGCGAGGGTGTCCGCATCATCATCGGCAAGGGTGGGCTGCGCGACGACAGCGCGCGCGCCTTCCAGGAATTGGGCGGCTGCTATCTCGCTGTGATCGGCGGTGCGGCGGCGCTGGAAACCACCTGGATCACCGCCATCGAGGATGTGGACATGGATGACCTGAACCCCGAAAGCCTGTGGCGCTTCGCCATTCGCGATTTCGGCCCGCTCATCGTCGGCATGGATAGCCATGGCGGCAGCCTGTACCGCGACGTGCAGGCCAGCGTTGAATCCCGCCGCGCCGCCGTTCTCGCCAAGCTCGGAGCGGCATGA
- a CDS encoding fumarate hydratase, giving the protein MSVISTPEKLRVTPDAIEEAAKLLYIRALKILPDDIKQGFFRLDASETDGLARSVLATMIENIEVAERTENLLCQDTGIPIFNVQIGRDVELDGWALKQAIARGTERATREHPLRSSVVHPITRINAHSSCGAHVPVINIDFVETPRTLRLEMIPKGSGSENGSFLQMLIPADGLSGVKRFVVDAAIKAGGKVCPPTILGVGVGGTSDLCMHLAKVAATRPLGTVCDDVEGAKLEVELSEAVNALGIGPQGLGGDSTAFAVHVEIAATHITMNPVAVNVQCHSARRASATFTPEGVVIGF; this is encoded by the coding sequence ATGTCCGTCATCTCCACCCCGGAAAAACTGCGCGTGACACCGGACGCGATCGAGGAAGCGGCCAAGCTGCTTTACATCCGCGCATTGAAGATCCTGCCCGATGACATCAAGCAGGGCTTCTTCCGCCTCGATGCGAGCGAGACGGATGGCCTGGCGCGCTCCGTGCTTGCCACCATGATCGAGAACATCGAAGTGGCGGAGCGCACGGAAAACCTGCTCTGCCAGGATACCGGCATTCCCATCTTCAACGTGCAGATCGGCCGTGATGTGGAGCTGGATGGCTGGGCGCTGAAGCAGGCCATCGCGCGCGGCACCGAGCGTGCCACCCGCGAACACCCGCTGCGCAGTTCCGTGGTGCATCCCATCACGCGCATCAACGCGCATTCCTCCTGCGGGGCGCATGTGCCGGTGATCAACATTGATTTCGTCGAGACGCCGCGCACGCTGCGGCTGGAGATGATCCCGAAGGGCAGCGGCTCGGAGAACGGCTCCTTCCTGCAAATGCTCATCCCGGCCGATGGCCTGTCCGGCGTGAAGCGCTTCGTGGTGGATGCGGCAATCAAGGCCGGCGGCAAGGTCTGCCCGCCGACCATCCTGGGGGTGGGTGTGGGCGGCACCAGCGATCTCTGCATGCATCTGGCGAAGGTGGCGGCGACGCGGCCGCTTGGGACGGTCTGTGATGACGTGGAGGGTGCCAAGCTGGAGGTGGAATTGAGCGAGGCGGTGAACGCCCTCGGCATCGGCCCGCAAGGCCTGGGCGGCGACAGCACCGCCTTCGCCGTGCATGTGGAAATCGCGGCCACGCACATCACCATGAACCCCGTGGCGGTGAATGTGCAGTGCCATTCCGCCCGCCGCGCGAGTGCGACCTTCACGCCCGAGGGCGTGGTGATCGGATTCTAG
- a CDS encoding sulfite exporter TauE/SafE family protein — translation MWADALLISAGSLLAAFCASIAGFAFVLVGAAVLLQFMAPALVAPVLVMGSLIVQGIGTYAVRDHIPWQRLWLYVGTATLGLPLGIAILALGPARAVVAGVGLLLVLYAGYTLVRITLLGVAVRTIGRGGSTKPGMARLALRLKSPSMQATPRSDAVIGFTSGILGGIGGYVGALVGMWADVQGMPPQDTRALMQPFIAIMQGITILALAFTGFFTQEAILLTITAVPALLLGTWLGLRVGKRLPAQGFRLVLLSLLLVSGLSLLI, via the coding sequence ATGTGGGCTGACGCGCTGCTCATCTCGGCGGGCAGCCTGCTGGCGGCCTTCTGCGCGAGCATCGCGGGCTTCGCCTTCGTGCTGGTGGGGGCGGCGGTGCTGCTGCAATTCATGGCCCCGGCACTGGTCGCGCCGGTGCTGGTGATGGGCAGCCTGATCGTCCAGGGCATCGGCACTTATGCGGTGCGGGATCACATCCCCTGGCAGCGGCTCTGGCTTTACGTGGGCACGGCGACACTGGGCTTGCCATTGGGAATCGCCATCCTCGCACTTGGCCCGGCGCGGGCCGTCGTGGCGGGGGTCGGGCTGCTGCTGGTGCTTTATGCGGGCTACACGCTGGTGCGCATCACCCTGCTGGGCGTGGCGGTCCGCACCATCGGGCGCGGCGGCAGCACGAAGCCCGGCATGGCGCGCCTCGCGTTGCGGCTGAAGTCCCCCAGCATGCAGGCCACACCGCGCAGCGATGCGGTGATCGGCTTCACCTCCGGCATCCTCGGCGGCATTGGCGGCTATGTCGGCGCGCTGGTCGGCATGTGGGCCGATGTGCAGGGCATGCCGCCGCAGGATACGCGGGCGCTGATGCAGCCCTTCATCGCCATCATGCAGGGCATCACCATCCTCGCCCTCGCCTTCACCGGATTTTTCACGCAGGAGGCGATCCTGCTCACCATCACCGCCGTGCCCGCGCTATTATTGGGCACTTGGCTCGGGCTGCGCGTGGGCAAGCGCCTGCCGGCCCAAGGCTTTCGCCTGGTGCTGCTGAGCCTGCTGCTCGTCTCCGGTCTTTCGCTGCTCATCTGA
- the sdhC gene encoding succinate dehydrogenase, cytochrome b556 subunit, producing the protein MAEPMTARPAPPRAGRDRQHPTYLAFLVHRISGLLLALFLPLHFWALGQALHGAAALEGFLRWTDTPLFKFADWGLVVLLALHLAGGLRVMALEFLGWRARQKDMVAASAGIAIAAAILFLLNVG; encoded by the coding sequence ATGGCTGAGCCGATGACCGCGCGCCCAGCACCCCCCCGCGCCGGCCGAGACCGCCAGCACCCGACTTATCTCGCCTTCCTGGTGCACCGCATCTCGGGGTTGTTGCTGGCGCTGTTCCTGCCCCTGCATTTCTGGGCGCTGGGCCAGGCTTTGCACGGTGCCGCAGCACTGGAGGGCTTCCTGCGCTGGACCGATACGCCGTTGTTCAAATTCGCCGACTGGGGCCTCGTCGTGCTGCTGGCGCTGCATCTGGCGGGCGGCTTGCGCGTGATGGCGCTGGAGTTCCTCGGCTGGCGGGCGAGGCAGAAGGATATGGTCGCGGCCTCGGCCGGTATCGCCATCGCCGCCGCGATCCTGTTTCTGCTCAATGTGGGCTGA
- a CDS encoding succinate dehydrogenase, with the protein MGAPGARLWAVQRITAAFLGLAVVVHLVTIMLAVRGGLSATEILERTRGATLWFGFYAAFALCAGLHGAIGLRNIAGEWLGWRGRRMDGLWLAIGLLTAAFGIRAAWGLYHG; encoded by the coding sequence ATGGGCGCGCCGGGAGCGAGGCTCTGGGCCGTCCAGCGCATCACAGCGGCCTTTCTCGGCCTCGCCGTGGTGGTGCATCTGGTGACGATCATGCTCGCCGTGCGCGGCGGCCTCTCCGCCACCGAGATCCTGGAGCGCACGCGCGGTGCGACGCTCTGGTTCGGCTTCTACGCGGCCTTCGCGCTCTGCGCGGGGCTGCACGGGGCGATCGGGCTGCGCAATATCGCGGGCGAATGGCTGGGCTGGCGGGGGCGCCGGATGGACGGGCTCTGGCTGGCCATCGGCCTGCTGACCGCCGCCTTTGGCATCCGCGCGGCCTGGGGGCTGTATCATGGCTGA
- a CDS encoding succinate dehydrogenase/fumarate reductase iron-sulfur subunit — protein MADLKIRIWRGDATGGAMEDFSVPARENQTILDVVTQIQREQAPDLAYRFACRVGMCGSCAMEVNGRARWTCRTHVKRVAAPGEVVEIRPLANLPVIRDLATDMAPFFDKWAKAQGSFQPKDAPDGSVPAEFSVVPPNSKQRMEADAGIECIGCGVCYASCDIVAWNKDYLGPAAMNRAWTLVNDVRDGGNKARLDAVSGDAGCHSCHSTQSCTERCPKNLDPSSAIAGLKRKLFWDSLLGRR, from the coding sequence ATGGCCGATCTGAAAATCCGCATCTGGCGTGGCGATGCAACCGGCGGGGCGATGGAGGATTTCTCCGTCCCCGCGCGCGAGAACCAGACCATCCTCGACGTCGTCACCCAGATCCAGCGCGAGCAGGCGCCGGACCTCGCCTATCGCTTCGCCTGCCGGGTGGGCATGTGCGGCTCCTGCGCGATGGAGGTGAATGGCCGTGCCCGCTGGACCTGCCGCACCCATGTGAAGCGCGTGGCCGCCCCGGGCGAGGTGGTGGAAATCCGCCCGCTGGCGAATTTGCCGGTGATCCGGGACCTCGCCACCGACATGGCGCCCTTCTTCGACAAATGGGCCAAGGCGCAGGGCAGCTTCCAGCCCAAGGACGCGCCCGATGGCAGCGTGCCGGCGGAATTCAGCGTGGTGCCGCCCAACTCGAAGCAGCGCATGGAGGCCGATGCGGGCATCGAGTGCATCGGCTGCGGCGTCTGCTACGCCTCCTGCGACATCGTGGCCTGGAACAAGGATTACCTGGGCCCGGCCGCCATGAATCGCGCCTGGACGCTGGTGAATGACGTGCGCGATGGCGGCAACAAAGCGCGGCTGGATGCGGTGAGCGGCGATGCCGGCTGCCATTCCTGCCACTCCACGCAATCCTGCACCGAGCGCTGCCCGAAGAACCTCGACCCCTCCTCGGCGATTGCCGGGCTGAAGCGAAAGCTGTTCTGGGATTCGCTGCTGGGGCGGCGCTGA
- a CDS encoding thiamine pyrophosphate-binding protein, with protein sequence MQHEIRGADILWGALKKGGVTRVFSLSGNHIMPVYDAAFEQGIEIIHVRHEAAAVHMADAWARLTGEVGVALVTGGQGHSNAVAALPTSLADEVPMLLLSGHAPLNELGLGAFQETPQVEMAAPLCKAAWLAQTTAGLAGDIARAFSIARSGRPGPVHLSLPTDVVEAKATPALPAEAAYEARPMALSAESAVAILAAIDAAERPFIAAGPALNTPNGRRARAALEAALGLPIALMESPRGLGDPSLGAFAEMLAQSDCVVLLGKALDFTLRFGRAPFVDAKARWVVIEPEAKLLARAVQGLGARLAVTAMAAPLDAAATLATCAAPHANAAWAAALREAIAHRPPAWAALAGKPGGPVHPATLGAALRPFVTPETVLVVDGGEIGQWMQACLTAPERIINGVAGAIGAALPFALAARAARPAGRILAICGDGTFGFHMAEFDTALRHDLPFVLVVGNDAKWNAEYQIQARDYGANRAHGCELAPGTRYDRVVEALGGHGEFVERGEDLPAALERAFASGKPACVNVMIEGLAAPNLRRA encoded by the coding sequence ATGCAGCACGAAATCCGCGGCGCCGACATCCTCTGGGGCGCGCTCAAGAAGGGCGGCGTCACCCGCGTCTTCAGCCTTTCGGGCAACCACATCATGCCGGTCTATGACGCTGCTTTTGAGCAGGGGATCGAGATCATCCATGTCCGGCATGAGGCGGCGGCCGTGCACATGGCCGATGCCTGGGCGCGGCTGACGGGCGAGGTGGGCGTGGCACTGGTGACGGGCGGGCAGGGGCATTCCAATGCCGTGGCCGCCCTGCCGACCTCACTGGCCGATGAGGTGCCGATGCTGCTGCTCTCGGGCCATGCGCCGCTGAACGAGTTGGGCCTGGGCGCTTTCCAGGAAACCCCGCAGGTCGAGATGGCGGCCCCCCTCTGCAAGGCGGCCTGGCTGGCGCAGACCACGGCGGGGCTGGCGGGGGACATCGCCCGCGCCTTCTCCATCGCGCGCAGCGGCCGCCCGGGCCCCGTGCATCTCTCCCTGCCGACCGATGTGGTGGAAGCCAAGGCCACGCCCGCCTTGCCGGCCGAGGCCGCCTATGAAGCCCGCCCCATGGCGCTCTCGGCCGAAAGCGCCGTGGCCATCCTGGCCGCCATTGATGCCGCGGAGCGCCCCTTCATCGCCGCCGGGCCTGCGCTGAACACGCCCAATGGCCGGCGCGCGCGGGCGGCGCTGGAAGCCGCGCTCGGCCTGCCCATCGCGCTGATGGAAAGCCCGCGCGGCCTGGGCGACCCCTCGCTGGGCGCCTTCGCCGAGATGCTGGCGCAGTCGGATTGCGTGGTGCTGCTGGGCAAGGCGTTGGATTTCACCCTGCGCTTTGGCCGCGCGCCCTTTGTGGATGCGAAGGCGCGCTGGGTGGTGATCGAGCCCGAGGCGAAGCTGCTCGCCCGCGCTGTGCAGGGCCTGGGCGCGCGCCTCGCCGTGACCGCCATGGCGGCACCGCTGGACGCGGCGGCCACGCTGGCCACCTGCGCGGCGCCGCATGCCAATGCGGCCTGGGCCGCCGCCCTGCGCGAGGCGATTGCGCATCGCCCGCCGGCCTGGGCAGCGCTGGCCGGCAAGCCGGGCGGGCCGGTCCATCCGGCGACGCTGGGTGCGGCACTGCGCCCCTTCGTCACGCCCGAGACCGTGCTGGTGGTGGATGGCGGCGAGATCGGCCAATGGATGCAGGCCTGCCTCACAGCACCCGAGCGCATCATCAATGGCGTGGCGGGCGCCATTGGCGCCGCACTGCCCTTCGCGCTCGCGGCGCGCGCGGCGCGGCCGGCCGGGCGCATCCTGGCGATCTGCGGCGATGGCACCTTCGGCTTTCACATGGCGGAATTCGACACGGCGCTGCGGCATGACCTGCCCTTCGTGCTGGTCGTCGGCAATGACGCGAAATGGAATGCCGAATACCAGATCCAGGCGCGCGACTACGGCGCCAACCGCGCCCATGGCTGCGAGCTCGCGCCCGGCACGCGCTATGACCGCGTGGTGGAAGCACTCGGCGGCCACGGCGAATTCGTCGAGCGTGGCGAGGATCTGCCCGCCGCGCTGGAACGCGCCTTTGCCAGTGGCAAGCCCGCCTGTGTGAATGTGATGATCGAGGGGCTCGCCGCGCCCAATCTCCGCCGCGCATGA